The Rhizobium sp. BG4 genome has a window encoding:
- a CDS encoding AbrB/MazE/SpoVT family DNA-binding domain-containing protein produces MSSIALSMKGQVTLKRDLLTHLGVKPGERVEFDKLPGGELRVRAARASGKIGNFIGRHAGKSERVLSIDEMNEIGAAGWNGEP; encoded by the coding sequence ATGTCTTCGATTGCGTTATCAATGAAAGGGCAGGTCACTCTCAAGCGAGACTTGCTGACCCATCTTGGCGTCAAACCGGGAGAACGTGTTGAGTTTGACAAACTTCCGGGTGGCGAGCTTCGCGTGAGGGCGGCCCGCGCGAGTGGGAAAATCGGAAACTTCATCGGCAGACACGCCGGTAAGTCCGAACGGGTTCTCTCCATCGACGAAATGAACGAGATCGGCGCTGCGGGCTGGAACGGCGAACCGTGA
- a CDS encoding type II toxin-antitoxin system VapC family toxin has protein sequence MKVIADTNVLARAVLQDDPQQGQAAAALLERASLIAISLPTLCEFVWVLRRGANLSKEDVALSIRDLLDAGNVSMNRPAVEAGLAVLEAGGDFADGVIAHDGAWLGGETFVSFDRKAVELVSLLGQPATLLT, from the coding sequence GTGAAAGTCATTGCAGACACTAACGTTCTGGCTCGGGCGGTCTTGCAGGATGACCCGCAACAGGGGCAAGCGGCCGCGGCTCTGCTTGAACGCGCTTCGCTCATCGCAATCTCGTTGCCAACCTTATGCGAATTCGTGTGGGTGCTCCGGCGCGGCGCCAATCTCTCAAAAGAAGATGTGGCACTGTCCATCCGCGACCTGCTGGATGCCGGAAACGTTTCGATGAACCGACCTGCAGTAGAAGCCGGACTGGCGGTGCTCGAAGCTGGTGGCGACTTCGCAGACGGCGTCATCGCACATGATGGAGCATGGTTGGGAGGAGAGACCTTTGTATCGTTCGACCGGAAGGCGGTTGAACTCGTCAGCCTGTTGGGCCAGCCGGCTACGCTGCTCACGTAG
- a CDS encoding HipA N-terminal domain-containing protein: protein MPHWFAGLLPEGALHDLLLHEMGPGDHDQFDLLTRLRADLPGAMLITRN from the coding sequence TTGCCACACTGGTTCGCCGGCCTATTGCCTGAAGGCGCCTTGCACGATCTTTTATTACACGAAATGGGCCCAGGCGATCATGACCAGTTCGATCTCCTCACGCGGCTCCGTGCGGATTTACCAGGCGCGATGTTAATCACCCGAAACTGA
- a CDS encoding HipA domain-containing protein: MEDMAQILGALGERKYTMGTGETVLNMIRRFSTDWRADVLEGFRRIVADILIGNGDNHLKNWSFLFPSPGEIRLSPAYDIVPTVLYIPDDQMALQFVNTSNFNTVTFRRFRRAAKFLGLEEDWIEAEISRQVKHAVEVWQTLVPSLLDEKRAVHFLDRLRTLTLVQEVIG; the protein is encoded by the coding sequence ATGGAAGACATGGCCCAGATCCTTGGCGCGCTTGGCGAGCGCAAATATACGATGGGCACTGGAGAGACGGTGCTTAACATGATCCGACGGTTCAGCACCGATTGGAGGGCCGATGTCCTAGAAGGGTTTCGTCGCATTGTTGCCGACATATTGATCGGCAACGGCGATAACCATCTCAAGAATTGGTCCTTTCTGTTTCCAAGCCCAGGCGAGATCCGCCTGTCGCCAGCCTACGACATCGTCCCGACCGTGCTCTACATCCCCGACGACCAGATGGCGCTGCAGTTCGTCAACACCAGCAACTTTAACACCGTGACGTTTCGCCGCTTCCGTCGCGCGGCAAAGTTCTTAGGCCTTGAAGAAGATTGGATCGAAGCTGAGATTAGCAGGCAAGTCAAACACGCTGTCGAAGTTTGGCAAACCCTTGTCCCGTCCTTGCTCGACGAGAAGCGCGCAGTTCACTTCCTAGACAGGTTGAGAACGCTTACTCTTGTGCAGGAGGTGATCGGCTGA